TTATGGCATTCGAAAACTGTAAACCCTAAAGAAAGATTGCAAAAAAAAGAAACCCAGTTTAGACAACGTAACTCAAGAACCTCTATATGTTTCTTTATTGATTCTAACTCTTTGGTAACTGGCACAAACTGTAAGGATAATGAAAAATAAATGTTCATGAGTGTCAAATGCCAATCCAGATTTGAAACTTATGGCTTCCTTTATACAACAAGTTACATATATGATAATATATAACTGGATcaacaattaaatttttataaatattcaatgaatttATCAATATATATAAAAGTTCTGAACAAAAGCTATTAGATTTACATGAACCCAAAATTAATATTTCACTCTAGATCCGCCTCTAATGATCCTGAAaactttaacaaaaaaaaatatatatacaaaggTTGACTTCCATATCAATACTCTAATTGACGTTGAATAAATAGTTTGACTTTATCAAAACGCGGATCTGAGTTACCAACTTTTGAGAATGACTTCTAATGAACCCCTTAATTTTTAATTTGGTGCACTATTAAAAATTACTCCTATTCGATTaggaattaaaaataataattaaagaaaaggaaGACGTTACTTAGCAGATCCTGCACGTGCAATGCAACATGCTTTCCTCTGCTTTAATTCTTCGTTGATAATTCCCATGCATGCTGAAAAGTGCACTGCATTTAGCCCTTCCTACGTGCCGACGTGGTTTTCCATATTTGCCCCTACGTTAATCATCAAAGATTACTAGTAAAGTATATTTCAGCCAATGATGCCTACTAAAAATAATCCATTCACCTATTATGTCCACTTTTATTTGTTTActatattaaatatatatttttatttttacttatttattttagcaattaagagaaaaataaactttttttcttcttattttacctctatcattaattactcattttctaAATCATTTTCTAAGACTTTTTATGGGTATTATGATAAAATAtatacttcatttattattttttaaagggaGTGTAAAATTCATCGTGGACACGAGAGAGTACCTTTTAGGTTTAAGAAACAATACATTTGTTCATcttcttaaaaatacaaaaaatctcTTGATTAAATGATTAATGATTATTAACAAGCGTCAGCTATTAGGTTAAGTCATCATTCTTCGTATCATTATTATGATAGAAAAACAGTGAATTAAAATACAAGTTTTAAATTATACGGGGGTAGTCGTGCTCATAAACACAATGTATTGATACGATGAATTAAAGTAAGTTATTTTAATACTACCTTGCTACCCTATTTACAAAGAACTAGGTCATTTACAATCCAATTGATTAGTGTCATGAATATTTGGAGAGCTTAAACTAGCCGAGGTCTAAAGTACTTAATGGATGCATCGATGATATAAGGTTACCATATGACAATATTAATATCTTATTGCTAGTTGAAGGAAGTAGGAGAGCTTGGGATGGCTATTTTGGtaaaaaaaactcattaaatttcttcAGTAACCATATAACTTAATTAATATGCAGGCCAAAGTGAAATTTTCAATCATGACATCTGTTTTGCAAAAGGTTCTTTAGGCAGTAGTAAAATTCACTTACTATCCAAGGAGACCACAATGTtaattaatacatattgagggtattacaaaagaataaagaatatttttatacaaaatatttATGCAAGATCGAAAGAGAAGAATATTACAACACATCAAGTTAAGGATTGATAGTTCTAGGGTAGCTAGGCAAGATATAAAAGGTGATCAGTCATCATATATGTATTTACTTATCCACCTACTTAACCATATGATGTAACTGCAGAAGATATCTTAATTACTATAGTTGTGTTTGATAAATGTATCCTTAAACTCATGCATTAATTTTTGCAATCAATATTTGTCTAGACGATTGCTTCCCCACCTAGTTAGTTGCTAATTATGAAGACAATTAATCCTTTTGTTAATATAGCCTACACAAAACCTAAAGTAAAGCGTCTAATATTAAAAGGCAGCCTATACCTAATTTTGAAACTTGAAAAGAAACGGGATAGGGGCAACTTAGTCAATTGATAGGGTTTAGTAGTGAGAAAGGGTAATGACAACTAGTAGAAGTTTTGACTATAAACATCAATCACGCTCATAATCACCCAATAAGGGAATGACACACAAGTAGCACCAATTTGAAAAAAGACGTATAGACATCTACTAATAATCCGCCTATGAAACAGTGAAATATCTTCCTTCCTTTGTCAAAAAAACCATGTAGAGTACTGAGAGGGGCCCTTGTGAATAATTCACATATTCACATGGGGGGTTAATACACTCTTTCTTGAACCTAACGGCTCGCAAACTCAAACCGCCCACGATCTGTTTACAGCCTTTCTACTCTACACATGCatgaccttcttctttttttcattcgtATTTTCTTTTCGGTATTCGATATTTGTATTGAAATCCAACTAAGTTACGTTTGAGAAGATTCACAATTACAAGTAAAATGCTCCTTAACAAAGATAATTTCATATTCATAACTCGAActtgaaatttttaattaatgattaacgaatacttaccccaatccggATTCGTATACACATAACCTTCTTTAATTCTCACTCTCTCACTTCCTCCTTCCCCTAAAACATTCTCATGCAGATGTAGGGGTCCCTTCACAATTCTCGGGCCCCTATTCTAACCCCCACCCAGTGGGAGCATAACCTATACTACTAGTGATTCCTTTTACCCCCTGAAGTTTTATTTAACGTCCAATTTGGTCCTAAAATTCACGTTGTATCAACCTCTTGAATTGATCAGTTAATTTTACTCTCGTTGTTTTATTGTATGTGGCACCGTCAACTTTGGGGAATCAAAGATTTTTTTTGATCGTTAACGTTTAAATATTTTAGAATTATATAATTGTTGTGACTTATAATGTTTATTATGTACTTTAAATATATAATTCTTtattaaaaagaagttaaagaattCATATTTGAATTCATAAAAATGTTAAATAGTTTGACATCCGTAATTTGAAAACCGCCACATGAAATAGGAGGAGGAGAGTAGTTATGAGTGTAAAAACCATTTCCTTCCTTCAACTTTGTGTTAAAAATgatcactttcccttccaatttaAGACTAGATAATTCTTCCTAATATAAGTTATTTCAAACATGATGGACCACCAATAAATTGCAGTACTATCATGGAGTGAAAAGTGTGCAAGTTGGACACAACCTAAACATGATGGACCAAATATATCATAAGCCAAACTTCAAGGACTAAGTCCTGCAATTTACTCTCTAGCTAAATCTATATATAACCCCACTACCCCTAGTCAATCCCACATACTCTCTCCCTCTCTTTCTATCTTCTGTATCTAAATTTTTTTACTCTTTGAAGAGTGATAATTTTCACAAACATGCTAGCGTTCCCTTCAAGGCCAGTGATCATGATGGAGAGAAACCGAAAGTCCAACGTTGAACATGCACCAAATTGTCCTAGGTGTGCCTCTACCAACACAAAGTTTTGTTACTACAACAACTATAGTTTGTCACAACCTAGGTATTTTTGCAAAGCTTGCCGGAGATACTGGACTAAGGGTGGTTCTCTCCGAAACGTCCCCGTTGGCGGCGGTTGTCGGAAAAGTCGACGTTCAAGATCCGCTAGAAAAGACGATAATACCCTTCTAACACTGAATCCCACCCTCTCCGGCAATGAAGCTGCCGGAGCTGACATTGATCTGGCCGATGTTTTCGCCAAGTACTTGAACCAAGGTACAACAAATGATAATGATCATGATCAAGATAATATTCTTCAAGAATCTCCCTTGGCTGATCAAGATTATTGTTCTATTGGAGCAAGCTTATCAAATTCTCCTTCATTAGATAGCTTGGTTAATCCAAGTTCTTTTGAGAATGAGAGTCAATTGGATGAGACCATAATTATGGGTAATTATCAAGATTATCCTTGTGGTTTCCTTCAAGAGGAACGGATACAAGGAGGTGAATCAATTCATGAAGTAAGTGGACAAGATTTTCTTGATTTTAACCCAAGCTTTGTTGAAATGCAAGCCATGATCGGGGATGAAATAATGGGGCAAGGGGAAGAATTTGATTATAACACAAGTTTTGCGTGGCAACCAACGATGCAGTTTCAAGAATTCGGATCAATTTTTGAAGATAATGATCAGCTGAAGATTTCGACAGCAAATTTAGCCAGTGACAATAACTACGGTTGCTCATTTGATCTATCTAGCTATGAAATTTTTACGAGACCTTGAAGCCTAATTTAATTCTAAGGTGTAAGGGTCttattctttctctttttttttgggggggggtggggggagggAGGTTATATACTTCATCTTACTTAAAAATGGCAGTTAGCTGTTAGCTGTCACATTCTCACTGAAAGAGACTATTACAGATTATAATACATAAGAATATACGTAcctaaagagaaaagaaaaagaagatgcaATTGCATTCTTATGGATTCAATACACTTCTTTTGCCTTATTTCATCATGCATTAAGTACTTGTGCTGGAATGGTATGTTATAGCTTATAAAGTCAAAAATTGTTCAGAATCAGGCAATTATGACACATGGGGTACTTTGACATATATACAGTGACATTCAAAGCCAATATGAGAGGGTGGGATGGAGGACGGGTTGGAATAGAATGAATGTGCTAAAAGTATAACGTAACTATATATGCTTATAAAttggttatatatatacatacatacggGGAGGAGGGAGAATAGGTAGGACTTTAGCTCAAACCATGTATATGTGTTCGGATTTCTACTAAGCAGACGGTAGAGTCTTGTGCTGATAACgtgaaataaaacaataaaagaagaagaatagtaTTGCAAAGAAAAGCaaagagagaattcttattgattttgagATGAATTACTATCAcggcccaatttcacctataggtcgtgatgacgcccaacactacagttaggcaagccaacaaataaattaaacatatatcaattattttcagaataattttctaagtaattttattatatttctagaaatattaaagaaaattgaaaagataCTAATTAACTTagatccaagaaaataatacaattccaaattctaccaatgtgtgtgccaagacctggtttcacaagtgtatgggcatctagtagattatacaaaactccaaatactgtctgaaataaaaatagacagaataaaatgcAAGAAGAGAcattggtagctgcagaacggctcagaaaggcagctcaccactatgcccctgggtaacgtgggtgtaagacgataggtctcccactagtacttgcctcaggtcccgcacaaaaagtgcagcaagtatagtatgagtatgtaaacaacgtgtatccagtaagtatcaagcctaatctcgaagtggtagagacaagatggccgactttgacactcactatgggtcgataataataattgaaataaaactagaatatctaaatcatcatgattcataaaatataacaataatttatttaaccagcagaaataattaactTCCTTCAATTGCAACTATTCTCAATAtatattaaattccttcaattccaataaatttttaatttatcaattaatctcatttacatgaataacaataattccttagcaGGTAGggataataattctttaaattccaaagattttcaattttttaattagcttcacaagctgcaataaactatcaaagtatcgtgtaattattattattaggcacgatttctgtcgaggtcatacggcccaatccagagtgtcgtgtacactgccgagggacgtgtggcatgatccatagatgcatctatcctgccgaggcgttcggcccgctccacaagaaaggaggacattttcttatgtacctccggaaggagagtatatttattataagataaattcgggaggaagaacaatttcttttaacaattaattaatttaaacagaaaatcaagcatatgagattttcatcctttaatatctttatctaacaattcataatatattcatatatatcatttaatattaattaaacaaggaatacaatttacacaagtaattcatgctttgagtcctaaactacctcgACTTTAGTAttaatataatttacacaagtaattcatactcttgagtcctaaactacctggactttagcattaatagtagctacgcacggactctcggcacctcgtgcgtacgtagcccccaattattaatttaatcacctatgaggtaatttccccctcacaaaattagacaagagacttacctcgtcttgctccaatttaatccactagtaggctttttcctcgattatctAACTTtcattggctcgaatctaaccaaaaataattcgatacaatcactaaaatttataggaatcaattctataaaaaaatactatattttcaataaaaatcccgaaattaatttaaaatttgtcagtgggacccacgtctcggaatccggtgaaagttatgaaatccgacaatccattcaattacgagtccaaccataccagtttcactcaaatcctacttcgaatcgataccgaaatcacaaaaattcgtttctatgagatttctaaaaattttccaaatttcaatctcaaaacactaattaaatggtgaaaataatgatatatttgtgtatatagaccaaatccgagttagaatcacttatcccaatgtctttccttgaaaatctgtcaaaagtcacttctactcaagctcaagttcgtcaaaaatggcaaatgggatgaaGTTCCCTCCTTTATAGATCTGCTcaggcagccttcggaactgagcctcgatcgtggcttcgatcatggccctcgagcctgggccTCGGTCATgacctcgatcatggcatcgagtctgggccttcgattgtgaccctcgatcttgggtctcgaccCTAGCCttgagccttgccttcgatcatggccctcgagctgggccttcgatcatggcttcgatcctgaGTCTCGTCCCTAGCTTCGACCCTGGccgtcgaccctgggctcgatatctgggctcgatcttgggctcgatcacatcCCAGAATATCcagcagaaaagaaaaaaattgcagcagctttttaagtccaacttttgatttgttaaccatctgaaactcacccgaggccctcgggacctcaaccaaatataccaacaaatcctaaaacaccatacgaacttatttgaaacctcaaatcacataaaacgacactaaaatcacgaattatgctctaattcaagcttaatgaaacttaaaatttccaacttctacattcgatgtcgaaacctattaaatcaagtccgattgacctcaaattttgcacacaagtcataatgacataacggagctatgaaaattttcagaactagattccgactccgatatcaaaaagtcaactccccggtgaaacttccaaacttaaattcctattttagccatttcaagcctaaattaactatggacttccaaataaaatttcgaacatgctcctaagtccaaaatcaccatgcggagctgttggaatcgtcaaaattctattccagggtcgttttctcaaaatgttgaccgaagtcaaactttcccttttaaagccaacttaaggaaccaagtgttccgatttcaacccaaacacttcgaaatcccgaaccaaccatccccgcaagtcataaattattaaaagcacatacgggaagttttatttttagggaacggggttctaaaagtcaaaattaccggttgggtcattacattctccaccttttaaacaaatgttcgtcctcgaacgggtttagaattatacctgaagt
The nucleotide sequence above comes from Nicotiana tabacum cultivar K326 chromosome 12, ASM71507v2, whole genome shotgun sequence. Encoded proteins:
- the LOC107778646 gene encoding uncharacterized protein LOC107778646 produces the protein MLAFPSRPVIMMERNRKSNVEHAPNCPRCASTNTKFCYYNNYSLSQPRYFCKACRRYWTKGGSLRNVPVGGGCRKSRRSRSARKDDNTLLTLNPTLSGNEAAGADIDLADVFAKYLNQGTTNDNDHDQDNILQESPLADQDYCSIGASLSNSPSLDSLVNPSSFENESQLDETIIMGNYQDYPCGFLQEERIQGGESIHEVSGQDFLDFNPSFVEMQAMIGDEIMGQGEEFDYNTSFAWQPTMQFQEFGSIFEDNDQLKISTANLASDNNYGCSFDLSSYEIFTRP